In Streptomyces ambofaciens ATCC 23877, a single genomic region encodes these proteins:
- a CDS encoding DUF1990 family protein has protein sequence MSFTYDDVGATREQGHCPPGFRSMHVRTRLGEGEPVFRRAAEAVLTWEMHREMGVGIDASAERAAPGVDVTVTLAGMIKAPCRVVWTLEEHRRAGWAYGTLPGHPESGEEAFVVDRTGDGTVWLTVTAFSRPAKWYAKAGGPAARAFQHAYARRCGTVLRRLSGGDEED, from the coding sequence ATGTCCTTCACGTACGACGACGTCGGCGCCACCCGCGAGCAGGGCCACTGCCCGCCCGGCTTCCGCTCCATGCACGTACGCACGCGCCTCGGGGAGGGCGAACCGGTGTTCCGGCGGGCGGCCGAGGCCGTGCTCACCTGGGAGATGCACCGGGAGATGGGCGTCGGCATCGACGCGAGCGCGGAGCGCGCCGCGCCCGGCGTCGACGTCACCGTCACCCTCGCCGGCATGATCAAGGCGCCCTGCCGGGTGGTGTGGACCCTGGAGGAGCACCGCCGGGCCGGATGGGCCTACGGCACGCTGCCCGGTCACCCCGAGTCCGGCGAGGAGGCCTTCGTGGTCGACCGCACCGGCGACGGCACGGTCTGGCTGACCGTGACCGCCTTCAGCCGCCCCGCCAAGTGGTACGCCAAGGCCGGCGGACCGGCCGCCCGCGCCTTCCAGCACGCCTACGCCCGGCGCTGCGGCACGGTGCTGCGACGGCTGAGCGGCGGCGACGAGGAGGACTGA
- a CDS encoding M4 family metallopeptidase, with protein sequence MSPLFARHKRSTLALATAVAAGALLTTGLTAGNATADATAEPPLPGAPVLLSDTARTALVREQQRTAAGTAEEIGLGAQEELVVKDVVKDRDGSVHTRYERTYQGLPVLGGDLVVHRAPSGATEGVTRATKAAVEVASVTPKVGAARAERQALSAAKEAGSSRTAADSAPRKVIWAADGKPVLAYETVVGGLQEDGTPNELHVITDAATGAELHAYQGIETGSGKSLYSGTVPLGTTKSGSTYQLYDTARGGHKTYNLARKTSGTGTLFTDADDVWGTGAASGSSTDQTAAVDAAYGAQTTWDFYKSAFGRSGIRNDGKAAYSRVHYGSNYVNAFWSDACFCMTYGDGSGNTHPLTSLDVAGHEMSHGVTSHTAGLVYSGESGGLNEATSDIFGTGVEFYANNSADKGDYLVGEEIDINGDGSPLRHMDKPSKDGASKDYWSSGLGGVDVHYSSGPANHFFFLLAEGSGARTVNGVSYDSPTADGSTVTGIGRAKALQIWYKALTTYMTSTTNYKGARTATLSAASDLYGATSTEYKTVAAAWTAVNVS encoded by the coding sequence GTGTCCCCCCTCTTCGCGCGCCACAAGCGCAGCACCCTGGCCCTCGCCACCGCGGTCGCGGCCGGAGCGCTGCTCACCACCGGCCTGACCGCCGGCAACGCGACCGCCGACGCCACCGCCGAGCCGCCCCTCCCGGGCGCCCCCGTCCTGCTGTCGGACACCGCCCGCACCGCGCTCGTCCGGGAGCAGCAGCGGACCGCGGCCGGCACGGCCGAGGAGATAGGCCTCGGTGCCCAGGAGGAACTGGTCGTCAAGGACGTCGTCAAGGACCGCGACGGCAGCGTGCACACCCGCTACGAGCGCACGTACCAGGGCCTGCCCGTCCTCGGTGGCGACCTCGTGGTGCACCGGGCGCCGTCCGGCGCGACCGAGGGCGTGACCAGAGCCACGAAGGCCGCCGTCGAGGTCGCGAGCGTGACGCCGAAGGTCGGCGCCGCCCGGGCCGAGCGGCAGGCGCTGAGCGCCGCGAAGGAGGCCGGTTCGTCGAGGACCGCCGCCGACTCCGCGCCCCGCAAGGTGATCTGGGCGGCCGACGGCAAGCCCGTGCTGGCCTACGAGACCGTCGTCGGCGGCCTCCAGGAGGACGGCACCCCGAACGAGCTGCACGTCATCACCGACGCGGCCACCGGCGCCGAGCTGCACGCGTACCAGGGCATCGAGACCGGCTCCGGCAAGAGCCTCTACTCGGGCACGGTCCCCCTCGGCACCACGAAGTCCGGCTCCACGTACCAGCTGTACGACACCGCCCGGGGCGGCCACAAGACGTACAACCTGGCCCGCAAGACCTCCGGCACCGGCACCCTGTTCACCGACGCGGACGACGTCTGGGGCACCGGCGCAGCCTCCGGCTCCTCCACCGACCAGACCGCCGCCGTCGACGCCGCCTACGGTGCCCAGACCACCTGGGACTTCTACAAGAGCGCCTTCGGCCGCAGCGGCATCAGGAACGACGGCAAGGCGGCCTACTCCCGCGTCCACTACGGCAGCAACTACGTCAACGCCTTCTGGTCCGACGCGTGCTTCTGCATGACGTACGGCGACGGCTCGGGCAACACGCACCCGCTGACCTCGCTCGACGTGGCCGGGCACGAGATGAGCCACGGCGTCACCTCCCACACCGCGGGCCTCGTCTACAGCGGCGAGTCCGGCGGCCTCAACGAGGCGACCAGCGACATCTTCGGCACCGGCGTGGAGTTCTACGCGAACAACTCCGCCGACAAGGGCGACTACCTCGTCGGCGAGGAGATCGACATCAACGGCGACGGCAGCCCGCTGCGCCACATGGACAAGCCCAGCAAGGACGGCGCGTCCAAGGACTACTGGTCCTCGGGTCTCGGCGGCGTGGACGTCCACTACTCGTCGGGCCCGGCCAACCACTTCTTCTTCCTGCTGGCCGAGGGCAGCGGGGCGCGGACCGTCAACGGGGTGAGCTACGACTCCCCCACCGCCGACGGCTCCACCGTCACCGGCATCGGCCGCGCCAAGGCGCTGCAGATCTGGTACAAGGCGCTGACCACGTACATGACGTCCACGACGAACTACAAGGGCGCCCGCACCGCGACCCTGAGCGCGGCGTCCGACCTGTACGGCGCCACCAGCACCGAGTACAAGACGGTGGCCGCGGCCTGGACCGCCGTCAACGTGAGCTGA